The region CGATGCTCTTAGCTATTGATAATGGTTTTCAAGCTACAATCATGGCACCCACAGAAATTTTAGCAAATCAACATTATATCGCCGTTTCAGAACTTTTACAAGGCATGAATATTAAGGTTGATATTTTAACGGGGTCAGTAAGAGCAAAGAAAAGAAGAGAAATTCATGCTCATTTAGAAGACGGAACTTTACATATTTTAATTGGCACACATGCTTTATTAGAAGATAAAGTACAATTTAATAATTTAGGAATTGCAATTATTGATGAACAACACAGATTTGGAGTAGCGCAACGCTCCAAACTTTGGATGAAAAATAAGATGCCACCACATATTTTGGTCATGACGGCTACACCAATACCAAGAACATTAGCAATGTCCGTCTATGGCGATTTAGATATTTCTGTGATCGATGAATTGCCTCCTGGAAGAAAAGAAGTTAAAACAGTGCATCGCTTTGATAGCAATCGCTTGTCTGTTTTTAAATTTATGAGAGATGAAATCGCTAAAGGCAGACAAATTTATATTGTTTATCCATTAATTCAAGAATCTGAAGCTATGGATTATAAGGATTTAATGGATGGTTATGAAAGTGTTTCTAGAGAGTTTCCAACGCCTAAATATCAAATAAGTATTGTGCACGGGCAGATGAAACCTGCCGATAAAGAGCATGAAATGCAACGTTTTGTAAAGCATGAAACTCAAATTATGGTGGCAACAACTGTTATTGAAGTGGGGGTTAATGTACCTAATGCAAGTGTTATGATTATTGAAAGTTCAGAACGTTTTGGACTTTCTCAATTACATCAATTACGCGGAAGAGTTGGGCGAGGAGCAGACCAAAGTTATTGTATTTTATTATCGAGTTTTAAATTATCCGCAGAAGCAAAAACGCGTTTAAAAACCATGGTAGAAACTACAGACGGATTTAAAATAGCCGAAGTAGATTTAAAACTTCGGGGACCCGGAAATTTAATGGGAACACAACAAAGTGGTGTTTTAAATTTAAAAATTGCCGATGTGGTTAAAGATTCTAAAATTTTAGTTGCTGCCAGAAATACGGCAATCTCAGTTTTACAAGAGGATGCTAATTTATCCAAACCAGAAAATATAAACATTAAAAACACGTTCATCCAAATCTCTAAAAGTTCAAAAATTTGGAGTAATATTAGTTGAAGATTAAGATTTAATAACATGTTTGTGTTCGGTTATTTACCAGGTTAAATACTAAGTTTAACAAATAGAAAATCTGAGGGAATTTTTGAAAGTAAGCTCGAAGCATTGCAATTAATTATACACGTCTTAAGTTATCCTTTCGTTATTTTCTATCTTATAGATATGAGTTTGTCTTTATAATCTTTTTTTTGAGGTCAAATTACATTCCCAATTTTTTTTATTTACCCAGCAAATAGAAATCAATTTTGGTATAATTAAAATATTTATATTATTGGTTAAGTCATACTTGTTGTGTCGTGGATCACTGTAATTTAGGTTTTTAATTTTTTAAATAAAGGTAATAAATTATTTTGCTCCAGTTATGTTGTATCTTGCCCAATCAATCTTTCAACGGATCGTAATATTTCCGTTAACGAATACATTAACAAACCAATCATTAAGATGACTTTTATTAAAAATCGTATTTATTGTAGACTTTTCAATCTAACATTTCTAATTGCTATATTTTTTTCAGTTACATCATGTGAATTAGAAGACTCCAATATCTCATCATCAGACCTAGAAGTTTATGTTTCTGGCACCTTATCTGGAAACCCAAGAAGTGGTCTTAGAGTTACAGTGTTTGGTTCAAGGAGTGATGCAAAGGATGAAGTTAATGCAGTTACTTTAACCCAAATTACTGATAATAATGGATTGGTTTTTTTTAAAAACCTAGATTCTGGATTTAGTTATTGGGTTAGGGTAGATGCAATATTGATACGTAATATTATAAGTACAGATAATCTTGATGAAGGATTTAACGAAATGAGTATTAAAATTCTATAATCCCTCAATTTAATTAAGAGTAAATTTGCTTAGTGAATTAGTGTCTTTTATCAAATTACAAAATAATTTGTCATTATTCTATAGTTGGTGATTACTTATAAAGTATCACTAGAAACTAAAACGCGTTTAAAAACCATGGTAGAAACTACAGACGGATTTAAAATTGCAGAAGTAGATTTAAAATTAAGGGGACCTGGCAATTTAATGGGAACACAACAAAGTGGTGTTTTAAATTTAAAAATTGCCGATGTGGTTAAAGATTCTAAAATTTTAGTTGCTGCCAGAAATACGGCAATCTCAGTTTTACAAGAGGATGCTAATTTATCCAAACCAGAAAATATAAACATTAAAAACACGTTCATCCAAATCTCCAAAAGTTCAAAAATTTGGAGTACTATTAGTTGATCGCAATTTTATAAACTCAATTTATTCTAATTTTCATGATACTCTTAAGGCATCGCCAATTAAAAGATACTTTTAAAATACAAGCGTTCGTCTTATGACATATTTAGTGGACTCTTGTCTGCTATTAAAAGCTATTAATAGGTAAACAATATTGCGCCAATAGAGAAACCAGCAGAAGTTCCGATCAAAAAGCAAGTTTGACCTCTTTTTAGTTTTTTTTGTTGAATCGCATCATGAAGCGCCATCGGAATGGAAGCAGCAATACAATTGCCATTTTTATAAAGATTGTCTATAATTTGTGCTTTAGGAAATAACTTTGCTCTTTTCATCATTGCTAAACCCGCTCGAGAAGCTTGATGCGGAATGACTAGATCTATATCTTCCATGGAGCTGTCTATATCGCTAAAAAAAGTGTTTACAAATGGTGAAATTTTATATTTGGCAAGCTTTAGCAGTTTTTTACCATCCAT is a window of Polaribacter litorisediminis DNA encoding:
- the recG gene encoding ATP-dependent DNA helicase RecG, whose amino-acid sequence is MILNKPITYIPGISGQRAGLIYSELGIKTCNDLLNFFPFRYIDKTQFYQIKDLQPSASEVQIVGKITRVNEIAQKRGSRLVATFQDATGTMELVWFRGQKWIKDSLKVNEPYVVYGKLNHYNGSFSIPHPEMELVKEYKKKLQSKMQPVYPSTEKLTNSGVSNKLMQGYVLKLLQIVYDTIQESLSPEIIGDFSLMPKKEALLNVHFPKSQENLAKAQYRLKFEELFFIQLQLVRKKLINKTKIKGFIFENVGAIFNEFYADKLPFNLTNAQKRVLKEIRKDVASGAHMNRLLQGDVGSGKTIVALLSMLLAIDNGFQATIMAPTEILANQHYIAVSELLQGMNIKVDILTGSVRAKKRREIHAHLEDGTLHILIGTHALLEDKVQFNNLGIAIIDEQHRFGVAQRSKLWMKNKMPPHILVMTATPIPRTLAMSVYGDLDISVIDELPPGRKEVKTVHRFDSNRLSVFKFMRDEIAKGRQIYIVYPLIQESEAMDYKDLMDGYESVSREFPTPKYQISIVHGQMKPADKEHEMQRFVKHETQIMVATTVIEVGVNVPNASVMIIESSERFGLSQLHQLRGRVGRGADQSYCILLSSFKLSAEAKTRLKTMVETTDGFKIAEVDLKLRGPGNLMGTQQSGVLNLKIADVVKDSKILVAARNTAISVLQEDANLSKPENINIKNTFIQISKSSKIWSNIS